From Caldibacillus debilis DSM 16016, a single genomic window includes:
- the spoIIAA gene encoding anti-sigma F factor antagonist, with translation MSLSIDMEIRQHVLCVRLSGELDHHTSEQMREKIAKVIEDKNIRHLVLNLEKLTFMDSSGLGVILGRYKQIKQADGEMVVCAISPTIERLFQISGLFKIIRLEPGEENALKRLGVA, from the coding sequence GTGAGTCTGTCCATCGATATGGAGATCAGGCAACATGTGCTGTGCGTCCGTTTGTCGGGCGAATTGGACCACCACACTTCGGAGCAAATGCGGGAAAAAATCGCGAAGGTCATCGAAGACAAAAACATCCGGCACCTCGTTTTGAATTTGGAAAAATTGACGTTTATGGACAGTTCCGGTCTCGGCGTCATATTGGGCAGATATAAACAGATCAAGCAGGCGGACGGTGAAATGGTCGTCTGTGCAATCTCCCCGACGATCGAGCGCCTGTTCCAAATCTCCGGCCTGTTCAAGATCATCCGGCTGGAACCAGGCGAAGAGAATGCGCTGAAAAGATTGGGGGTTGCCTGA
- a CDS encoding methyltransferase domain-containing protein: protein MLPNQGFANQVPALAVNAQHLPFADNTFDAVFSIGSFEMIGNERPLALSEMIRVARRGARTGIAEPMCRPIPVPPDWAHFEQIRIFERLFRTVDWNRELFLRHGLSVTESYYFEEGDQWWVDNLRYHDGEKELILQDGGRWLSLGLVVGEKT from the coding sequence ATGCTTCCGAACCAGGGGTTTGCGAATCAAGTTCCGGCACTTGCCGTTAACGCGCAACACCTGCCTTTTGCTGATAACACTTTTGATGCCGTATTTAGTATCGGCTCATTTGAGATGATCGGAAACGAACGCCCGTTGGCTTTGTCCGAAATGATTCGGGTTGCCAGGCGCGGGGCGCGGACCGGTATCGCTGAACCCATGTGCCGACCGATTCCGGTGCCGCCTGATTGGGCTCATTTTGAACAAATCCGGATTTTCGAGCGGCTTTTCCGAACCGTTGACTGGAATCGTGAGTTATTCCTCCGTCATGGGTTATCCGTCACGGAAAGCTATTATTTTGAAGAAGGCGATCAGTGGTGGGTGGATAACTTGCGGTATCACGATGGAGAAAAGGAATTGATCCTGCAGGACGGAGGCCGCTGGTTGTCGTTGGGGCTTGTCGTCGGTGAAAAGACATAA
- the spoIIAB gene encoding anti-sigma F factor, with protein MNNRMRLEFPALSQNESFARITVAAFVAQLDPTMDEINEIKTAVSEAVTNAIIHGYENDPEGIITIEAAIEDRSVEIVIRDRGVGIENIEEARQPLFTTKPELERSGMGFTIMENFVDELEIVSKPNEGTTVRLKKRLEKSKALRN; from the coding sequence ATGAACAACAGAATGCGGCTCGAATTTCCCGCCCTGAGCCAAAACGAATCCTTTGCCAGAATCACCGTCGCCGCGTTTGTGGCGCAGCTCGATCCCACGATGGATGAGATCAACGAGATTAAAACGGCGGTGTCCGAAGCGGTCACCAACGCGATCATTCACGGCTACGAAAACGATCCGGAAGGGATCATCACGATCGAGGCCGCCATCGAAGACCGTTCCGTGGAAATCGTCATCCGGGACCGGGGCGTCGGCATCGAAAATATTGAAGAAGCGAGACAGCCGCTGTTCACCACGAAACCGGAACTGGAACGTTCCGGCATGGGATTTACGATTATGGAAAATTTCGTCGATGAACTGGAAATCGTTTCAAAGCCGAACGAGGGAACGACCGTGCGCCTGAAAAAGCGCCTGGAAAAATCGAAGGCGCTGCGCAATTAA
- the sigF gene encoding RNA polymerase sporulation sigma factor SigF → MDVDVKNGANAPQLNDDEIKELIRKSQEGDQDARNRIVEKNMRLVWSVVQRFLNRGYDPDDLFQIGCIGLLKSVDKFDLTYDVKFSTYAVPMIIGEIQRFIRDDGTVKVSRSLKETGNKIRRAKDELSKIHGRSPTVNELSEFLQIPAEEILLAQEAGLSPASIHETVYENDGDPITLLDQIADHDEGKWFDQLALKEAIEALDEREKLIVYLRYYKDQTQSEVAERLGISQVQVSRLEKKILKQMRDRMEL, encoded by the coding sequence ATGGATGTGGATGTGAAAAACGGCGCAAATGCGCCGCAACTGAATGATGACGAGATTAAGGAGCTCATCCGGAAAAGCCAGGAGGGGGACCAGGACGCCCGCAACCGGATCGTCGAAAAAAATATGCGCCTCGTCTGGTCCGTTGTCCAACGCTTTTTGAACCGGGGGTATGACCCGGACGACCTTTTTCAGATCGGATGCATCGGTTTGCTGAAATCCGTAGACAAATTCGATTTGACCTATGACGTAAAATTTTCCACCTACGCGGTCCCGATGATCATCGGCGAGATCCAGCGGTTCATCCGGGATGACGGAACCGTGAAAGTCAGCAGGTCCCTGAAGGAGACGGGCAACAAGATCCGCCGGGCGAAGGATGAGCTTTCCAAGATCCACGGCCGTTCGCCGACCGTCAATGAATTGAGCGAATTTTTGCAGATCCCCGCCGAAGAGATTTTGCTCGCCCAGGAGGCCGGGCTGTCGCCGGCGTCGATCCATGAAACGGTGTATGAAAATGATGGCGACCCGATCACCCTGCTGGATCAAATTGCCGACCACGATGAAGGAAAATGGTTCGACCAGCTCGCCTTGAAAGAAGCGATTGAAGCCTTGGACGAAAGGGAAAAACTGATCGTCTACCTTCGTTATTACAAAGACCAGACCCAGTCCGAGGTGGCGGAAAGGCTCGGGATCTCCCAAGTCCAAGTCTCCAGGCTGGAAAAAAAGATTTTAAAACAGATGCGCGACCGGATGGAACTGTAG
- a CDS encoding spore germination protein, producing the protein MPQKGNKQPIPKRLDAVEDYMKERIGLHESFDFGVRKLVVLHKNVHIYYTNGLCDTKTVIDTLREIVRLKNGETLSAKISEAIKNRIPHQSVETVETLDEAVDQILSGLIALFVENEGKGIVVDTRKYPGRQPEEPDTEKVVRGSRDGYVENIVVNTALTRRRIRDERLRFENYKVGERSKTDVVIGYLKDVANPELVAIIRKEIKDIQIDGITMADKTVEEFLVKQGYNPFPLVRYTERPDVAATHLLEGHVLIFVDTSPSVIIAPTTYFHHVQHAEEYRESASVGTLIRWARFIGILISVFLIPLWLLFVLEPDLLPNSIDYIGPEKKSHVPVILQIFLADLGIELLRIAAIHTPTPLSTAMGIIAAVLIGEIAVDVGLFMSEVILYVSLAAIGTFATPSYELSVANKIARLVLALLVTIFKVPGLVIGSTVLLIFLASIRSLDTPYLWPFIPFNPRAFMQILFRRSVPGSKIRPDIVRPRNRYKQPV; encoded by the coding sequence ATGCCGCAAAAGGGAAACAAGCAGCCGATTCCGAAACGTTTGGACGCCGTGGAAGATTACATGAAGGAACGGATCGGGCTGCACGAGTCTTTCGATTTTGGCGTGCGGAAACTGGTGGTTTTGCACAAAAATGTACATATCTATTACACCAACGGATTGTGCGACACGAAAACGGTGATAGACACCCTCAGGGAAATCGTCCGCTTGAAAAATGGCGAAACCTTGTCCGCGAAAATTTCGGAAGCGATCAAGAACCGCATTCCCCATCAATCGGTGGAGACCGTCGAAACCCTGGATGAGGCGGTCGACCAAATCCTGTCCGGGTTGATCGCCCTCTTCGTGGAAAACGAAGGGAAGGGGATCGTGGTCGACACGCGCAAATATCCGGGCAGGCAGCCGGAGGAGCCGGATACGGAGAAAGTCGTCCGCGGTTCCCGGGACGGCTATGTGGAAAACATCGTCGTCAACACCGCCTTGACGAGGAGGAGGATCCGGGACGAACGGCTCCGTTTTGAAAATTATAAAGTCGGGGAACGTTCCAAAACCGACGTGGTCATCGGGTATTTGAAGGACGTGGCCAATCCCGAATTGGTGGCGATCATCCGCAAAGAAATCAAAGACATCCAAATCGACGGCATCACGATGGCGGACAAGACCGTGGAAGAATTTCTCGTCAAGCAAGGGTATAATCCTTTCCCGCTCGTCCGCTATACGGAACGGCCCGATGTGGCGGCCACCCATCTTTTGGAAGGGCATGTGTTAATTTTTGTGGACACGTCCCCGAGCGTCATCATCGCACCGACCACCTACTTCCATCATGTCCAGCATGCCGAGGAATACCGCGAATCCGCCAGCGTCGGGACCTTGATCCGCTGGGCGCGGTTTATCGGCATTCTCATCTCGGTTTTTTTGATTCCTTTATGGCTTTTGTTTGTATTGGAGCCGGATCTTTTGCCGAATTCGATCGATTACATCGGACCGGAGAAAAAATCCCATGTACCGGTGATCCTGCAAATTTTTCTCGCCGACTTGGGGATCGAGCTGCTGCGGATTGCCGCCATTCATACGCCGACCCCCTTGTCGACGGCCATGGGCATTATCGCCGCCGTTTTGATCGGGGAGATCGCGGTGGATGTGGGCCTGTTCATGTCGGAGGTCATCCTGTACGTTTCCTTGGCCGCGATCGGCACCTTTGCCACGCCCAGTTATGAGCTGAGCGTCGCCAACAAGATTGCCCGTCTGGTGCTCGCGCTGCTGGTGACGATATTCAAGGTTCCCGGCCTCGTCATCGGTTCGACCGTGCTCTTGATCTTTCTCGCTTCCATCCGTTCCTTGGACACCCCTTATTTGTGGCCGTTTATTCCCTTTAATCCAAGGGCTTTCATGCAGATTTTGTTCCGCCGTTCGGTCCCCGGGTCGAAGATCCGGCCGGACATCGTCCGTCCCCGCAACCGTTACAAACAGCCGGTTTGA
- a CDS encoding pyrimidine-nucleoside phosphorylase produces MRMVDIIEKKRDGFALSTEEIRFFIREYTAGHIPDYQASALLMAIYFRGMDERERRDLTLAMVESGDRVDLSRIGGIKVDKHSTGGVGDTTTLILGPLVASVGVPVAKMSGRGLGHTGGTIDKLESIPGFHVEIANEEFIRLVNENQIAVVGQSGNLTPADKKLYALRDVTGTVESIPLIASSIMSKKIAAGADAIVLDVKTGSGAFMKSLDDARLLAKAMVDIGNRLGRKTMAVISDMSQPLGYAVGNALEVKEAIETLKGHGPEDLTELCLTLGSQMVCLAQKAATPEEARNILQEAIASGKALEKMKTFVQAQGGDVRVIEDPERLPKAKYQTALKAEKAGWVEAIVAEKIGHAAMLLGAGRTTKDSAIDLSVGIVLHKKVGDRVEKGEPLLTVHANREDIREVLRLLEENIRIAETPVTPPPLIYEIIS; encoded by the coding sequence ATGAGGATGGTGGACATCATTGAAAAGAAGCGGGACGGCTTCGCCTTATCGACGGAAGAAATCCGTTTTTTCATAAGGGAATATACGGCCGGCCATATCCCCGATTACCAGGCGAGCGCCCTGCTGATGGCCATTTATTTTCGCGGGATGGACGAGCGGGAACGGCGGGATTTGACGCTTGCCATGGTGGAATCGGGGGACCGGGTCGACCTTTCCCGGATCGGCGGAATCAAGGTTGACAAGCATTCAACCGGCGGCGTCGGCGATACCACGACGCTGATCCTGGGTCCCTTGGTCGCTTCCGTCGGGGTGCCCGTGGCGAAGATGAGCGGAAGGGGGCTGGGGCATACCGGCGGGACGATCGACAAACTGGAATCGATCCCGGGCTTTCATGTGGAAATCGCCAACGAGGAATTCATCCGCCTCGTGAACGAAAACCAAATCGCCGTCGTCGGCCAAAGCGGGAATTTAACGCCGGCCGACAAAAAGCTGTACGCCCTCCGGGACGTTACCGGGACGGTGGAAAGCATCCCCCTGATCGCCAGCTCCATCATGAGCAAAAAGATTGCGGCGGGGGCCGACGCCATCGTTTTGGATGTGAAAACCGGTTCCGGGGCTTTCATGAAATCCTTGGACGACGCCCGCCTGTTGGCGAAGGCGATGGTGGACATCGGGAACCGGCTGGGCAGGAAAACGATGGCCGTCATTTCCGATATGAGCCAGCCGTTGGGCTATGCCGTCGGCAACGCCCTGGAAGTCAAGGAAGCGATCGAAACGTTGAAGGGACATGGACCCGAGGACTTGACGGAACTTTGCCTGACGCTGGGAAGCCAGATGGTGTGCCTGGCCCAAAAGGCGGCAACGCCGGAGGAAGCCCGGAACATTTTGCAGGAAGCGATCGCCTCCGGCAAGGCCCTGGAGAAGATGAAAACGTTCGTTCAAGCCCAGGGGGGAGACGTCCGGGTGATCGAGGATCCTGAACGGCTTCCGAAAGCCAAATACCAAACGGCGCTGAAAGCGGAAAAAGCGGGATGGGTGGAAGCGATCGTTGCGGAAAAAATCGGCCATGCGGCCATGCTTTTGGGGGCCGGCAGAACGACGAAGGATTCCGCCATCGACCTGTCCGTCGGGATCGTCCTCCATAAAAAGGTGGGGGACCGGGTGGAAAAGGGCGAGCCCCTGCTTACGGTCCACGCGAACCGGGAAGACATCCGGGAGGTGCTCCGCCTGCTGGAAGAAAATATCCGCATCGCGGAAACCCCCGTTACCCCTCCGCCCCTGATCTACGAAATCATTTCGTAG
- the deoB gene encoding phosphopentomutase: protein MKYKRVFLIVMDSVGIGEAPDAAEFNDAGADTLGHIAEKMNGLNMPNMAKLGLGNIREIKGIPKAERPLAFYTKMKEASAGKDTMTGHWEIMGLRIDTPFQVFPEGFPDELIREIERRTGRKVIGNKPASGTAIIEELGKEHMETGALIVYTSADSVLQIAAHEEIVPLEELYKICEICRELTLDEKYRVGRVIARPFVGTPGHFVRTANRHDYALKPFSRTVMNELKDAGFEVIAIGKISDIYDGEGVTKHMRTVSNMDGMDKLLQSMDMEFTGLSFLNLVDFDALYGHRRDPIGYGKALEEFDARLPEVFAKLRDDDLLIITADHGNDPVHHGTDHTREYVPLLVYAKTMKEGRELPLRETFADVGATIADNFGVKLPRYGKSFLQEISS from the coding sequence ATGAAATATAAAAGGGTGTTTTTGATCGTCATGGATTCGGTCGGGATCGGCGAGGCGCCCGATGCGGCCGAATTTAACGACGCCGGCGCCGATACCCTCGGGCATATCGCCGAAAAGATGAACGGGCTGAACATGCCGAACATGGCGAAGCTGGGATTGGGCAATATCCGGGAAATCAAAGGGATCCCGAAGGCGGAGCGGCCGCTGGCTTTTTATACGAAAATGAAGGAGGCCTCCGCCGGGAAAGACACGATGACCGGCCACTGGGAAATCATGGGGCTCCGCATCGATACCCCGTTTCAAGTGTTTCCCGAAGGCTTCCCCGACGAATTGATCAGGGAAATCGAGAGGAGAACCGGCCGCAAGGTCATCGGAAACAAGCCGGCAAGCGGGACGGCGATCATCGAAGAGCTGGGGAAGGAACATATGGAAACGGGGGCGCTCATCGTTTATACGTCCGCCGACTCGGTTCTGCAAATCGCCGCCCATGAAGAAATCGTCCCCCTTGAAGAGCTTTACAAAATTTGCGAAATCTGCCGGGAGCTGACCCTGGACGAAAAATACCGGGTGGGCCGGGTGATCGCCCGTCCCTTCGTCGGGACCCCGGGGCATTTTGTCCGGACGGCCAACCGTCACGATTACGCTTTGAAGCCCTTCTCCCGCACCGTGATGAACGAACTGAAGGACGCCGGCTTTGAGGTGATCGCCATCGGCAAGATTTCCGATATTTACGACGGCGAAGGCGTAACGAAGCATATGCGCACCGTCTCCAACATGGACGGGATGGACAAGCTTTTGCAATCGATGGACATGGAATTTACCGGCCTCAGCTTTTTGAATCTGGTGGATTTTGACGCCCTTTACGGCCATCGCCGCGATCCGATCGGATACGGAAAGGCGTTGGAGGAATTCGACGCCCGGCTCCCGGAAGTGTTCGCGAAATTAAGGGATGACGACCTGCTGATCATCACGGCGGACCACGGCAACGACCCGGTCCATCACGGGACGGACCATACGCGGGAATACGTTCCCCTCCTCGTTTACGCGAAGACGATGAAAGAAGGAAGGGAATTGCCCCTCCGGGAAACCTTCGCCGATGTCGGGGCGACGATCGCGGATAATTTCGGGGTGAAACTGCCCCGATACGGGAAAAGCTTTTTGCAGGAAATTTCCAGTTGA
- a CDS encoding D-alanyl-D-alanine carboxypeptidase family protein, producing the protein MKKLISVCLSSIFFLAVFRPLTGAAEEQGLKLAEQSRAALLMERDTGTILFEKNSHEALPPASMTKVMSLLLIMEALDEGKLKLNEKVRTSEYAASMGGSQIFLEAGEEMTVDELIRAIAVASANDATVALAERIAGSEENFVRMMNEKAKELGLKNTRFQNSTGLPAENHYASAYDMAVMAKELLKHENITKYTGIYESYLRENTDKKFWLVNTNRLIRFYPGVDGLKTGYTSEAKYCLTATAKKGNMRVIAVIFGAPTTKERNKQITQMLDYAFYQYEKKTFLAKNAPVDQVTVERGERRKIPAVTAGELSVLHKKGEKLEGVSRVVKIKDRLKAPIKKGDPVGEVALVKDGRVLSKSPLIAGENTGKASFWTTFQRMMGQFTKLQN; encoded by the coding sequence ATGAAAAAGCTGATTTCCGTCTGCCTATCCTCGATCTTCTTTCTTGCGGTTTTCCGCCCGCTCACGGGAGCGGCGGAAGAACAGGGCCTCAAACTCGCCGAACAATCGCGGGCCGCATTGCTGATGGAAAGGGATACGGGGACGATCCTTTTTGAAAAAAACAGCCATGAAGCGCTGCCGCCGGCCAGCATGACGAAGGTGATGTCCCTGCTGCTGATCATGGAGGCGCTGGATGAGGGCAAGCTGAAGCTGAACGAAAAGGTAAGAACGAGCGAGTACGCCGCTTCCATGGGCGGTTCGCAGATTTTCCTCGAGGCCGGGGAAGAGATGACCGTTGATGAACTGATCCGGGCGATTGCCGTCGCCTCCGCAAACGACGCGACCGTCGCCCTCGCCGAACGAATCGCGGGATCCGAGGAAAATTTCGTCCGGATGATGAACGAGAAGGCGAAGGAGCTGGGGCTGAAAAACACCCGGTTTCAAAATTCCACCGGGCTTCCCGCCGAAAACCATTATGCGAGCGCCTACGATATGGCCGTTATGGCAAAGGAATTGCTAAAACACGAAAACATCACCAAATACACCGGGATCTATGAATCCTATTTGCGGGAAAATACGGACAAGAAGTTTTGGCTCGTCAACACCAACCGGCTCATCCGCTTTTATCCCGGGGTCGACGGCTTGAAGACCGGATACACGAGCGAAGCGAAATATTGCCTGACGGCAACGGCCAAAAAAGGAAATATGCGGGTCATCGCCGTCATCTTCGGAGCGCCCACGACCAAGGAGCGGAACAAGCAAATTACGCAAATGCTCGATTATGCCTTCTACCAATACGAAAAAAAGACCTTTTTGGCGAAAAACGCCCCCGTGGATCAAGTGACCGTGGAAAGAGGGGAACGTAGAAAAATCCCCGCCGTTACGGCCGGGGAGCTGTCCGTGCTCCACAAAAAAGGGGAAAAGCTGGAGGGGGTTTCCCGGGTGGTCAAGATCAAGGACCGCTTGAAGGCGCCCATCAAAAAGGGGGATCCCGTCGGTGAAGTCGCCCTCGTAAAGGACGGCCGGGTCCTGTCAAAAAGCCCCCTGATCGCCGGGGAAAATACCGGCAAGGCTTCCTTCTGGACCACCTTTCAACGGATGATGGGCCAATTTACCAAGCTGCAAAACTAA
- a CDS encoding DUF309 domain-containing protein: MVPRAYLEYLFQFHRRRDYYECHEILENHWKSEGRKNGIWVGLIQVAAALHHYRRGNGKGAGKLIEKSLFRLSGEEEALKRLGFDSGKFLSLLEQTRENIRKGRPYQDVDLPLTDPGVRREYVEYARKREREEGEREPAGGVRKTGEGEAPRK, from the coding sequence ATGGTTCCCCGTGCTTATCTCGAATACTTATTCCAGTTTCACCGGCGAAGGGATTATTACGAATGTCATGAAATTCTCGAAAATCATTGGAAAAGCGAAGGAAGAAAAAACGGCATATGGGTCGGGCTCATTCAGGTGGCGGCGGCCCTTCACCATTATCGCCGGGGGAATGGGAAAGGGGCCGGCAAATTGATCGAAAAATCCCTTTTCCGCCTCTCCGGTGAGGAGGAGGCCCTGAAAAGGCTGGGCTTCGACAGCGGAAAATTTTTGTCCCTGCTGGAGCAAACACGGGAAAACATCCGAAAAGGGCGGCCCTATCAAGACGTCGATCTCCCTTTGACCGATCCGGGCGTCCGCCGGGAATACGTGGAATATGCCCGGAAGCGGGAAAGGGAGGAAGGGGAGCGGGAGCCGGCCGGCGGCGTCCGGAAAACCGGCGAGGGAGAAGCACCAAGGAAATGA
- the lysA gene encoding diaminopimelate decarboxylase, which yields MRFYGTMRVNARGHLEIGGVDSVDLAKRFGTPLYVYDVELIRNRAKSFLKAFRTMGVEGQVSYASKAFSSIAILQLVHQEGLGIDVVSGGELYTAMKAGFPPEKIHFHGNNKSPEEIRMALDYQIGCFVVDNFYELELLHRLCEERSRKVNIQIRISPGIEAHTHHYIITGQEDSKFGFDLGSGQAEEALKRALSLPLYNVQGFHFHIGSQIFDTKAYRLAVKKIYQHLARWKEKYAYEPAVLNLGGGFGIRYTQDDHPLPVEKYVEAIVGEVKKEVEERGLSFPKIWLEPGRSIVGDAGVTLYSVGSMKEVPNIRRYVAVDGGMSDNIRPALYEAKYEAVVANRVLEPRDRVVSIAGKCCESGDMLIWDLPVPDLQSGDILAVFSTGAYGYSMASNYNRLPRPAVVFVENGEARLVVKRETYEDLVKNDLPLTAYTNI from the coding sequence ATGCGATTTTACGGCACCATGCGCGTAAATGCACGCGGCCATTTGGAAATCGGGGGTGTGGATTCGGTCGATTTGGCGAAAAGGTTCGGGACCCCCTTATACGTCTATGATGTGGAACTCATCCGGAACAGGGCGAAAAGCTTTTTGAAGGCTTTTCGCACGATGGGAGTGGAAGGCCAGGTTTCCTATGCGAGCAAAGCCTTTTCCAGCATCGCCATTTTGCAGCTGGTCCATCAGGAAGGCTTGGGCATTGACGTGGTTTCCGGGGGCGAACTGTATACCGCGATGAAGGCCGGCTTTCCCCCCGAAAAAATTCATTTTCACGGAAACAACAAAAGCCCGGAAGAAATCCGGATGGCTTTGGACTATCAAATCGGCTGTTTCGTCGTGGACAATTTTTATGAATTGGAACTGCTTCACCGCCTGTGCGAAGAAAGATCCCGGAAGGTGAACATCCAGATCCGGATCTCCCCGGGAATTGAAGCCCATACCCACCACTACATCATCACCGGGCAGGAAGATTCCAAGTTCGGCTTTGATCTGGGAAGCGGCCAGGCGGAGGAAGCGTTGAAAAGGGCGCTGTCTTTGCCCTTGTACAACGTGCAGGGATTCCATTTCCATATCGGTTCCCAAATATTCGATACCAAGGCCTACCGGCTGGCCGTCAAAAAGATTTATCAGCATCTCGCCCGTTGGAAGGAAAAATATGCCTATGAACCTGCGGTTTTAAACCTGGGCGGCGGTTTCGGCATCCGTTATACCCAGGATGATCATCCCCTGCCGGTGGAAAAATACGTCGAGGCCATCGTCGGCGAAGTGAAGAAGGAAGTGGAGGAAAGGGGCCTGTCTTTTCCGAAGATTTGGCTGGAACCGGGCAGGTCGATCGTCGGGGACGCCGGCGTGACGCTGTATTCCGTCGGTTCGATGAAGGAGGTTCCGAATATCCGCCGGTATGTGGCGGTGGACGGGGGAATGAGCGACAATATCCGCCCGGCTTTGTACGAGGCCAAATACGAGGCGGTAGTCGCCAACCGGGTATTGGAACCCCGCGACCGCGTCGTTTCCATCGCCGGGAAATGCTGCGAATCCGGGGATATGCTCATCTGGGACTTGCCCGTCCCCGATCTTCAAAGCGGAGACATTCTGGCCGTCTTTTCCACGGGAGCCTACGGTTATTCCATGGCCAGCAATTATAACCGGCTTCCGCGCCCGGCGGTCGTTTTCGTCGAAAATGGCGAGGCGCGGCTGGTCGTCAAGCGGGAAACGTACGAGGATCTTGTGAAAAACGACCTGCCTCTGACCGCGTATACGAATATTTAA
- a CDS encoding GNAT family N-acetyltransferase produces MLIRFKKGFEKIAMGLLSLMPTEKDIKKLQETIKIYETDDRWHLFLWKEAEDIVGLIGVCKTDDKTLEIRHISVNPSFRSQGIGKNMVRSLKAMYPELELKANEITDPFFQRCQKDEEKADGTEKDGETSG; encoded by the coding sequence ATGCTGATACGTTTTAAAAAAGGTTTTGAAAAGATCGCCATGGGTTTGTTATCGCTCATGCCGACGGAAAAAGACATCAAAAAGCTGCAGGAAACGATAAAAATTTACGAAACGGACGATCGCTGGCATTTATTTTTGTGGAAGGAAGCGGAGGATATCGTCGGACTGATCGGCGTATGCAAAACGGACGACAAGACGTTGGAAATCAGGCATATTTCGGTAAATCCTTCCTTCCGTTCCCAGGGAATCGGTAAAAACATGGTCAGATCTTTAAAAGCGATGTACCCCGAATTGGAATTGAAGGCGAACGAGATCACGGACCCGTTTTTCCAACGGTGCCAAAAGGATGAGGAGAAGGCGGACGGAACCGAAAAGGATGGGGAGACAAGCGGCTGA
- a CDS encoding segregation/condensation protein A, with amino-acid sequence MQMNVKTAGFEGPLDLLLHLIKQLEIDIYDIPMAEITEQYLLYIHTMQELQLDVASEYLVMAATLIAIKSKMLLPKHEEPLEDDGFSIEYEEDPREPLVEMLIEYRKYKEASEALKEMGENRALMYTKPPSDLSEYRTAERPLDPSNRPTIYDMLGAFHKLLRRKQLQKPLKTKIARQEYSIEKRMEEIEGFLREKKGWTNFYDLFPEYDKEYLIVTFLAILELMKQNRIFVKQDGIFADIWLTVNEG; translated from the coding sequence ATGCAAATGAACGTAAAGACGGCCGGTTTTGAAGGTCCGCTGGATCTCTTGCTCCATTTGATCAAACAATTGGAGATCGATATCTACGATATCCCGATGGCGGAAATCACCGAGCAGTATTTGTTATATATCCATACGATGCAGGAACTGCAGCTGGACGTGGCCAGCGAATACTTGGTCATGGCGGCCACGCTGATCGCCATCAAAAGCAAAATGCTGCTGCCGAAACATGAGGAACCGTTGGAAGACGACGGGTTTTCGATAGAATATGAGGAAGATCCCCGGGAACCGTTGGTGGAAATGCTGATCGAGTACCGGAAATATAAGGAAGCCTCCGAAGCGTTGAAAGAAATGGGGGAAAACCGGGCGCTCATGTATACGAAACCGCCCAGCGACCTGTCCGAATACCGGACGGCGGAACGCCCCCTGGATCCTTCAAACCGTCCGACGATTTACGACATGCTGGGAGCCTTTCATAAATTGCTGCGGCGGAAGCAGCTGCAGAAGCCGTTGAAGACGAAAATCGCCAGGCAGGAATATTCCATTGAAAAACGGATGGAGGAAATCGAAGGTTTTTTGAGGGAAAAGAAAGGATGGACTAATTTTTACGATCTCTTTCCCGAATATGACAAGGAATATTTGATCGTCACCTTTTTGGCGATCTTGGAGCTGATGAAACAAAACCGCATTTTCGTAAAACAAGACGGCATTTTTGCCGACATCTGGCTGACGGTAAATGAGGGGTAA